A segment of the Candidatus Andeanibacterium colombiense genome:
ACGCTCGAAATTCGACAGCGGGATGAAGATCGGGAAATAGCAGTTCTGCACGCCGGCCTGTTTGATCCGGTCGTCCATCAGACGCTGGATGCGTTCCCAGATGCCGTAGCCCCACGGCTTGATCACCATGCAGCCGCGCACCCCCGATTCCTCGGCCATGTCGGCGGCCGAGATCACCTCCTGGTACCATTGGGCGAAATCGTCGGCGCGTTTGACAGTCAGGGCATGGCGGATTGCGGACACGGGTGCTCACTTGTTGAAGTTTGGAGGTGCAGTAGCGGGTCGGCGATAGTTCGTCACCCCGGAGCTGCGATACTGCCGATCCCCCGCGCAGGCGGGGGTCTCGGGCGGTCAGGCGCTGAAACGGCCTGAGGTCCCCGCCTGCGCGGGGACACGGTGAAGGAGCGCGGGATCAGCTTCCCAGCGAATCCAGCTTCTTCTGCATCGCCGCCATCTGCGCGCGCAAGGCGTCCAGATCGTCCTCGCCCTTCTTCGCCGGCTCGGCCGTTTCCTCGGCTTCCCCGCCGCCGGCATTGGGCATGAAGGCGCTGGCGGCAGCCTTGAACATCGCCATGTTGGTTTCGGCCATCTTGGCGAAAGCATTGCCGCCGATGCTGCCCTTGAACATATCCTCCAGCTTGCGCTGGTTGGCGTGGAAATTCTCCATCGAGGCTTCGAGATAATGCGGCATCATCGCCTGCATCGAGTTGCCGTACATCGCGATCAATTGGCGCAGGAAGCTGATCGGGAGCATCTGCTCGGCCCCGCTGGCTTCTTCCTCCATGATGATCTGGGTCAGGATCTGGTGCGTAATATCGGTGCCGGTCTTCGCGTCGAGCACCTGGAATTCCACGCCTTCACGGGTCATCTTGGAAAGATCGTCCAGCGTGATGTAGCTGGATGAGGAGGTATTGTAGAGCCGACGATTGGCGTATTTCTTGATGATTACGGGATCTCCCGCACTACCTTCGCCCTTCGCCATCCCACCTGCACTCCTTTGCTTTCATGCTGCGTTTAGCACCTGCAGCAACTGCGGTGCAACATGAATGCAACGCAGCGGTCAGCCGGCGGAAGGCGCGGGTTGCCGGGTGAAGCGCGAACCGAGCACGGTAAGCAGTTCATATTGGGACAGCCCGCTCGCAATTGCAGCATCGGGCAGGTAATAAGGCACGTCGAGCCAGTCGCCTTCCGCCAGCTGCGGCGCGGCGGCCAGATCGACCACCACCATGTCCATCGAGACCTTGCCGAGCAGCGGCAGCCGCGCCTCGCCATATTGAAGCGCGCCCCGCGCGCTCCAGCTGCGCATGAAGCCGTCGGCATAGCCGAGCGACACCACCCCGACCCGCATCGGCGCCTGCGCGGTGAACTGCGCATTGTAGCCGACAATGTCGCCGGATTGCAGTTCGCGGACCTGGATGATCGCGGCCTGCGGGTAAGCGACCTGGCGGATCGTTCCGGCCAGTTCGGGGCACGGCACGCCGCCATAGAGCGCGACCCCCGGACGGGTGAGATCGAACGCATAGTCCGGACCGAGCGCGATGCCGGCGCTGTTCGACAGGCTGCGGCGCTTTGCCGCAATCGCCGCGCAGGCCTCGCCGAAGCGGGCACGCTGGACGGCGTTCAAAGCGACATCCTCGTCCGCCGATGCGAGGTGCGACATGAGGATGTCTATATCGAGCCGGGCGAGCAGCGGATCGCCGATCTGGCCCATCGCGATGCCGAGCCGGTTTATCCCGGTATCGACCATCAGATGGCACGCGCCCCCGCCGGCATCGATCCAGTGGCGCGCCTGTTCGAGGCTGTTGATCACCGGCCGCACCCCGGCCGCACGGGCGTAGGCGGCATGCTCGGCCGAGCGCGGACCGTGGAACACCCCGACCTGCTCGGGCGCGACATGGCGCAAGATGCCGGCGATCTCGTTCCAGCGGGCGATGAAGAATTCGCGCGCGCCCGCTTCGAGCAGCACCGGAAGCGCTTGCCCGATCCCGAGCCCATAGCTGTTGGACTTGACCACCGCGGCCGCCTTTGCCGCGCCGGACATACGGTCGAGCGCGCGCCAGTTATCGGCCAGCGCCTCTTGGTCGAGATGCAGGCGGAGGCTGCGGGGCGGTTCGGGAGGCAGGGCTACGTCAGGCAGTTTCAGGCTCGCTAAAATCTTTGGGCGGACCGGAGGGAATACCCCACCAGCCCACGATAAGCGCGATCAGCACGAAGGCCCATGTGTACCACAGCCCGGCGTAGGCGTCGCCCGTCCGCGCGACGATATACCCGGCGATCACCGGCAGAAAACCCCCGAAATAGCCCGCACCGATATGGTAGGGGATCGACATCGAGCTGTAGCGGATCCGAGCCGGGAACATCTCCGACAGCAGCGCCGCGACCGAGCCGTAATTGAATGCCGAGAGGATCCCGAACCATGCCAGCACCGCGGCGATCCCGAGCTTGTGCAGAAGGTCAGGGTGCTGGACCGAGAAATCATAACCGCTCGCCGCCAGCGCGCTTTGCAGCGCGGCTTTGCGCGCGGCGCCGTCGTTCCAGTCGAAGCCGCCCAGCGGGATCGCCTTCGCGCCGGCCGTGAGGGTGAGCACGGGCGAAGCGGTCAGCGCGTAGGGGATGCCGTCCGCGGTCAAATCCGCGATCAGCCTGCCGCATTCGGTCTTCTGCGTGTTGGCGAAGGGATCGTAGTCGCAGTTCGGCCCGGCCACCGTGACCGGCGCGGCATGAGCGGAAGCCTGCAGGCCGGGATTGGCGATGCTGCCGAGCAGCCAGTAGGCCGGGAACAGGGTCAACAGGATCAGCGCATTGCCGAGCAGGATAGGTTTCTTGCGCCCGACCCTGTCCGACCAGCGGCCGACCCACAGGAACACGCCCATGATCACCGGCGCCGCAGCCAGCACGAGCGCCTCGACCGTGGTCGCGTCGATCCGCATCGGCCCCTTGAGGAACGACAGGCTGGAGAAGAACGAGGCGTAGAAGATCGTCGTCAGGCTGCCGGTCACGCCGAACAGGGCGACGAAGATGCGCTTCTTGTTACCCGGATAGGTGAAGCTTTCCTTGAACGGGTTCTTCGCGGTCCGGTTGGCGGCCTTCATCGCCTTGAACACCGGGCTTTCGCTGAGTTTCAACCGCATCCATAGCGAGATCGCGAGCATCGCGATCGAACTGACGAACGGGATGCGCCAGCCCCAGGCGGCAAAATCCTCGGGCGACAGGCTGATCCGGCAGACGAGGACCATCGCGACGCTGAGCACGAAGCCGCCAACCACGCTGGCCTGGATGAAGCTGGTGTACCAGCCGCGCTTCTCGGGCGCGCAATGTTCGGAGACGTAGATCGTCGCCCCGCCATATTCCCCGCCGAGCGCGAGGCCCTGCATGATCCGCAGCGTGAGCACGATCAGCGGCGCGGCGAGGCCGATGCTCGACGCGGGGGGAATGAAGCCGATCGCGGCGGTCGCGATGCCCATCAGGCCGACCGTGACAAGGAAGGTATATTTGCGGCCCAGCCGGTCGCCGAGAAAGCCGAACAGCACCGCGCCGAGCGGACGGAAGCCGAACCCGACCGCGAAGCCGGCCCACACCAGCAGCATTTGCAGCGTCTCGTTATCGGCCGGGAAGAACGCCTTGCCGATCATTGCCGCGAGCGTGCCGTAGATGAAGAAATCGTACCATTCGAACACCGTGCCCGCGCTCGATGCGGCAATGACCAGGCGGATTTCCTGCGCGCTCGGTTGATGGGCGGCGATTGCGCTCGCGTCCGACATATTCGTGTGATCCCTACCCTGCTCGGGCGGAGCCCTAACCGGTCGCGGGGACTTGCGAAAGAGCCGCCAGCGCGGCTTCCCACGGCAGCATGATCGCTCCGTGGCGCGCGGGATAGGATTGCGCGGGTTCGAGCGCCGCAATGCCTGGCCAGTCGGGCAGCGGGCCGGAACCGGCGAGCCACGCGATCATCGCGTCGCGCGCGCTTGCGATCGCCGCCCGGTCATGCCCCCCCGCGGCATCGGCGAAGATCGCGATGCTGGCCTGCCCGACCGCGCAGGCGCGGGCCTTCAACCCGATCCGCGCGATGTTTCCGTCACCGTCCAGATCGAGACCCATCGCGAGCGTGCTGCCACAGCTCTTCGAGCGGGCTTCGCCAGTGTGGCTGAAATCCTCTCGCCACGGATAGTCGGCCAGGCGCAGGGTGAGCGCCAGCAGTTCGGGCGTATAGAGCTTTTCGGCGGAGGCCATGTGCAACAGCCCGGCGTCAGCGGTCGGCGAGGCCGGCGTCGCTCGCCTGCACGTCGCGGCGGCGGCTGTCGATCATCTGCACCAGCGCATCGGACCCGGCATTGACCGCCGGATAGGTCCGCGCGTTGATGATCCACGGCGGACGGCCGGAAATCCCCCAGACCGAATCGTAGCCGAGCACCAGCAGCGAGAAAGCCATCACCACCACGATCCCGCCCTTCACCGCGCCGAAGCCGAAGCCGAGCACCCGATCGATCGGGCCGAGGATCGAATTGCGCGCGTGCTCACCGAACCGCCCGGCGATCAGCTTCATCCCCGCATAGGGGATGAGCAGCAGCAGTGCGAAGGCCATCAGCGCGGAGCCGGGCAGTTCGCCGACGTTCTTCGAAAGGAAATCGGTCAACGGCGTATGGAGATAATGGATCGCGAACAGCGCGAGAATCCAGGCGGCGAGCGACAGGACTTCCTGGACGAAGCCGCGCAGGAACCCGCCGACGGCACCCACTCCGACAATGATCAGGACGATGATGTCGAAGCCGGTCATTCGCCGCCGATTTTAGGCACTCCCCATGACCCGGTCAACGAGGTTGGAAACACGTTTCAGGGGATCAAATCGCATCGCCTTCGGACTGTCGCAGCCCTCGCACGGCCCGTGGCCCTTGTCGAAGCCCAGCTTGACCGCCTCGCGCAGCCGCAGCCCGCCGTGGGCAACCGGACGAATCTCCCCGGCGAGCGAAATCTCGCCGAACCACACGCTGTTTGCGGGGAGTGGCTTGTCCGCGAGCGCCGACATCAGCGCCGCCGCGACCGCCAGATCGGCCGCGGGGTCCGACAGGCGGTAACCCCCGGCGATATTGAGATAGACTTCGGCGGAGGAAAAATTGAGCCCGCAGCGCGCTTCCAGCACCGCGAGCAGCATTGCGAGCCG
Coding sequences within it:
- the phaR gene encoding polyhydroxyalkanoate synthesis repressor PhaR, whose product is MAKGEGSAGDPVIIKKYANRRLYNTSSSSYITLDDLSKMTREGVEFQVLDAKTGTDITHQILTQIIMEEEASGAEQMLPISFLRQLIAMYGNSMQAMMPHYLEASMENFHANQRKLEDMFKGSIGGNAFAKMAETNMAMFKAAASAFMPNAGGGEAEETAEPAKKGEDDLDALRAQMAAMQKKLDSLGS
- the alr gene encoding alanine racemase, whose amino-acid sequence is MSGAAKAAAVVKSNSYGLGIGQALPVLLEAGAREFFIARWNEIAGILRHVAPEQVGVFHGPRSAEHAAYARAAGVRPVINSLEQARHWIDAGGGACHLMVDTGINRLGIAMGQIGDPLLARLDIDILMSHLASADEDVALNAVQRARFGEACAAIAAKRRSLSNSAGIALGPDYAFDLTRPGVALYGGVPCPELAGTIRQVAYPQAAIIQVRELQSGDIVGYNAQFTAQAPMRVGVVSLGYADGFMRSWSARGALQYGEARLPLLGKVSMDMVVVDLAAAPQLAEGDWLDVPYYLPDAAIASGLSQYELLTVLGSRFTRQPAPSAG
- a CDS encoding MFS transporter, which gives rise to MSDASAIAAHQPSAQEIRLVIAASSAGTVFEWYDFFIYGTLAAMIGKAFFPADNETLQMLLVWAGFAVGFGFRPLGAVLFGFLGDRLGRKYTFLVTVGLMGIATAAIGFIPPASSIGLAAPLIVLTLRIMQGLALGGEYGGATIYVSEHCAPEKRGWYTSFIQASVVGGFVLSVAMVLVCRISLSPEDFAAWGWRIPFVSSIAMLAISLWMRLKLSESPVFKAMKAANRTAKNPFKESFTYPGNKKRIFVALFGVTGSLTTIFYASFFSSLSFLKGPMRIDATTVEALVLAAAPVIMGVFLWVGRWSDRVGRKKPILLGNALILLTLFPAYWLLGSIANPGLQASAHAAPVTVAGPNCDYDPFANTQKTECGRLIADLTADGIPYALTASPVLTLTAGAKAIPLGGFDWNDGAARKAALQSALAASGYDFSVQHPDLLHKLGIAAVLAWFGILSAFNYGSVAALLSEMFPARIRYSSMSIPYHIGAGYFGGFLPVIAGYIVARTGDAYAGLWYTWAFVLIALIVGWWGIPSGPPKDFSEPETA
- a CDS encoding iron-sulfur cluster assembly scaffold protein, with protein sequence MASAEKLYTPELLALTLRLADYPWREDFSHTGEARSKSCGSTLAMGLDLDGDGNIARIGLKARACAVGQASIAIFADAAGGHDRAAIASARDAMIAWLAGSGPLPDWPGIAALEPAQSYPARHGAIMLPWEAALAALSQVPATG
- a CDS encoding CvpA family protein; its protein translation is MTGFDIIVLIIVGVGAVGGFLRGFVQEVLSLAAWILALFAIHYLHTPLTDFLSKNVGELPGSALMAFALLLLIPYAGMKLIAGRFGEHARNSILGPIDRVLGFGFGAVKGGIVVVMAFSLLVLGYDSVWGISGRPPWIINARTYPAVNAGSDALVQMIDSRRRDVQASDAGLADR